From a single Nostoc edaphicum CCNP1411 genomic region:
- a CDS encoding tetratricopeptide repeat protein, with protein MLETFPTSSLIAALVVVLSLSILGYFAWKTLITSDLFQKGINLAQAKDYQGAEAAFRKVISINSTNDVVRLFLGDVLNQQGQVEEATELFREVIRRSPKNPDAYLRLANILMQQKREEEAKTNLLQAKDLLQKQRQPEKAQKITQLLDKMSAKSSES; from the coding sequence ATGCTAGAAACCTTTCCCACTAGTTCTCTTATCGCTGCTCTTGTAGTTGTTCTCAGTCTGTCAATCCTGGGCTATTTCGCTTGGAAAACTTTGATTACCTCAGACTTGTTTCAAAAAGGAATCAATCTTGCTCAAGCAAAAGATTACCAAGGTGCAGAAGCAGCCTTTCGCAAGGTGATTTCCATCAACTCTACTAATGATGTGGTGCGCTTGTTTTTGGGAGATGTTTTAAACCAACAAGGCCAAGTAGAGGAAGCAACAGAATTATTCCGAGAAGTAATTCGCCGCAGTCCGAAAAATCCTGATGCTTACTTGCGTCTGGCAAATATTCTCATGCAGCAAAAGCGAGAAGAAGAAGCTAAAACTAACCTGTTACAAGCTAAAGATTTATTACAAAAACAGCGCCAACCTGAAAAGGCTCAAAAAATCACTCAACTGTTAGATAAAATGAGTGCTAAGTCAAGTGAATCTTAA